A window from Rhizobium sp. N324 encodes these proteins:
- a CDS encoding carboxyl transferase domain-containing protein: MTVISTAIDRDSDSFKANAVKNRTLIDELHARSAKAREGGSQAARERHTAKGKLLPRDRIQLLLDAGSPFLEIGALAANGMYGEEAPGAGLISGIGRVCGREVMIVANDATVKGGAYYPLTVKKHLRAQEIALQNRLPCLYLVDSGGANLPHQAEVFPDRDHFGAIFYNQAQMSAEGIPQIACVMGSCTAGGAYVPAMSDETVIVRNQGTIFLAGPPLVKAATGEIISAEELGGAETHGRRSGVVDHVAENDEHALLLVRDIVASLNSVKSVDIDIQPPRPPKLDVEDLHGIIPEDVRSPYDVREVIGRIVDGSELHEFKPLYGTTLVCGFARIWGMPVAVIANNGVLFSESALKGAHFIELACQRRVPLLFLQNISGFMVGGRYEAGGIAKDGAKLVTAVATATVPKVTVIIGGSFGAGNYGMCGRAYRPRFLFTWPNSRISVMGGEQAASVLATIRRDAMEARGEAWPADEEEAFKAPIRAGYEAEGNPYFATARLWDDGIIDPRQTRDVLGLAFSACLNAPIPKGPRFGLFRM, translated from the coding sequence ATGACGGTGATTTCGACCGCGATCGACCGCGACAGCGACAGCTTCAAGGCCAATGCCGTCAAGAACAGAACCCTGATCGACGAGCTCCACGCCCGTTCGGCGAAAGCCCGCGAGGGCGGATCGCAAGCAGCGCGCGAGCGCCACACGGCCAAGGGCAAGCTCCTGCCGCGCGACCGCATCCAGCTTCTGCTCGATGCCGGCAGCCCGTTCCTGGAGATCGGCGCGCTGGCGGCCAACGGCATGTATGGTGAAGAAGCGCCGGGCGCCGGCCTCATATCCGGCATCGGCCGCGTTTGCGGCCGCGAAGTGATGATCGTCGCCAACGACGCGACGGTGAAGGGCGGCGCCTATTACCCCCTGACGGTCAAGAAACATCTGCGGGCACAGGAAATCGCCCTGCAGAACCGGCTGCCCTGCCTCTATCTGGTCGATAGCGGCGGCGCCAATCTGCCGCATCAGGCCGAGGTCTTTCCCGACCGCGACCATTTCGGCGCGATCTTCTACAACCAGGCGCAGATGTCGGCCGAAGGCATTCCGCAGATCGCCTGCGTGATGGGAAGCTGCACCGCCGGCGGCGCCTATGTCCCCGCCATGTCCGACGAAACGGTCATCGTACGCAATCAGGGCACGATCTTTTTGGCCGGCCCGCCGCTGGTCAAAGCCGCGACCGGCGAGATCATCTCGGCCGAAGAATTGGGCGGCGCCGAGACCCATGGCCGCCGCTCGGGCGTCGTCGACCATGTCGCCGAAAACGACGAACATGCGCTGCTTCTGGTGCGCGATATCGTCGCCAGCCTCAACAGCGTCAAATCGGTCGATATCGACATTCAGCCTCCGCGTCCGCCGAAGCTCGACGTCGAAGACCTTCACGGGATCATTCCCGAGGACGTGCGCTCGCCCTATGACGTGCGCGAGGTGATCGGCCGGATCGTCGACGGCTCGGAACTGCATGAGTTCAAGCCGCTCTACGGCACCACGCTCGTCTGCGGCTTCGCCCGCATCTGGGGCATGCCGGTTGCCGTCATCGCCAACAACGGTGTGCTGTTTTCCGAAAGCGCGCTGAAGGGCGCGCATTTCATCGAGCTCGCCTGCCAGCGCCGCGTGCCGCTGCTCTTCCTGCAAAACATTTCCGGCTTCATGGTGGGCGGCCGCTATGAGGCCGGCGGCATCGCCAAGGATGGGGCGAAGCTGGTGACGGCGGTGGCGACCGCGACCGTGCCGAAAGTCACCGTCATCATCGGCGGCAGCTTCGGCGCCGGCAATTACGGCATGTGCGGCCGCGCCTATCGCCCGCGCTTCCTGTTCACCTGGCCGAACAGCCGCATCAGCGTCATGGGCGGCGAACAGGCGGCCTCGGTGCTCGCCACCATCCGCCGCGACGCGATGGAGGCGCGCGGTGAGGCGTGGCCGGCCGATGAGGAAGAGGCTTTCAAGGCGCCGATCCGCGCCGGCTACGAGGCGGAGGGCAATCCCTATTTTGCCACCGCCCGCCTCTGGGACGACGGCATCATCGACCCGCGCCAGACGCGCGACGTGCTGGGCCTTGCCTTTTCCGCCTGCCTGAACGCGCCGATCCCGAAAGGGCCGCGTTTCGGCCTGTTCAGGATGTGA
- a CDS encoding acetyl/propionyl/methylcrotonyl-CoA carboxylase subunit alpha, giving the protein MMESLLIANRGEIARRIIRTAKMLGIRTIAVYSEADAGLPFAREADEAIAIGPPPARESYLSQERILEAARKTGAAAIHPGYGFLSENAEFAEAVEKAGMIWVGAPPAAIRAMGLKDAAKQLMQAAGVPVTPGYLGSDQSEARLAAEADLVGCPVLIKAVAGGGGKGMRRIDRPEDFAEGLASCRREAAASFGDDRVLIERYIANPRHIEVQVFADIHGNCVHLFERDCSLQRRHQKVIEEAPAPGLDAATRAAICDAAVKAARAVNYVGAGTIEFIADASAGLDPDRIWFMEMNTRLQVEHPVTEAITGEDLVLWQLKVASGEALPKSQDEITMKGWAFEARLYAENPAAGYLPSIGRLDHLKLPTTVRVDSGVVEGDEITAFYDPMIAKIIAHGPNREAALSKLAAACAGIEVWPVRSNAGLLARITTDPDFRAARIDTGFLDRHGENLVTSEPDETVIDKAATALSKGMVGNPWSALTGFRIAGPSDSRVRVRIDGHLHWGRARADLEANAVEIGEAAVLFDAGNAWPIGLPHAGEVEANHGVGDGAILSPMPGLVISVEVTEGALVTKGDRLLTVEAMKMEHTLRAPFDGIVGKLQVSPGARVSENQLVVTVMKGEE; this is encoded by the coding sequence ATGATGGAAAGCCTTCTCATCGCCAACCGGGGCGAAATTGCCCGCCGCATCATCCGCACGGCGAAGATGCTCGGCATCCGCACGATCGCCGTCTATTCCGAGGCCGATGCCGGTCTGCCTTTCGCCAGGGAAGCGGACGAAGCGATCGCCATCGGCCCGCCGCCGGCCCGAGAAAGTTATCTCTCGCAGGAGCGCATCCTGGAGGCCGCCCGAAAAACAGGTGCTGCCGCCATCCATCCCGGTTACGGATTCCTGTCGGAAAATGCCGAATTCGCCGAAGCCGTCGAGAAGGCCGGCATGATCTGGGTCGGCGCGCCGCCGGCCGCAATCCGCGCCATGGGGCTGAAGGACGCCGCCAAGCAATTGATGCAGGCGGCGGGCGTGCCCGTCACCCCCGGCTACCTCGGCTCGGACCAGAGCGAAGCGAGGCTCGCGGCTGAAGCCGATCTCGTCGGTTGCCCCGTGCTGATCAAGGCGGTCGCCGGCGGCGGCGGCAAGGGCATGCGTCGCATCGACCGGCCTGAGGATTTCGCCGAAGGTCTCGCCTCCTGCCGGCGCGAGGCAGCCGCCTCTTTCGGCGACGACCGCGTTCTGATCGAGCGCTATATCGCCAATCCGCGCCATATCGAGGTGCAGGTCTTTGCCGACATACACGGAAACTGTGTCCACCTCTTCGAACGGGATTGTTCGCTGCAGCGCCGCCATCAGAAAGTCATCGAAGAGGCGCCTGCCCCCGGCCTCGATGCCGCCACCCGGGCGGCGATCTGCGATGCGGCGGTAAAGGCCGCAAGAGCGGTCAACTATGTCGGCGCCGGCACGATCGAATTCATCGCCGACGCCTCCGCAGGCCTCGATCCCGACCGCATCTGGTTCATGGAGATGAACACGCGCCTGCAGGTGGAACATCCGGTCACCGAGGCAATCACGGGTGAGGATCTGGTCCTCTGGCAGCTGAAGGTCGCGAGCGGCGAAGCTCTGCCGAAAAGCCAGGACGAGATCACCATGAAGGGCTGGGCCTTCGAAGCCCGGCTCTATGCCGAAAACCCCGCCGCCGGATATCTGCCCTCGATCGGCCGGCTCGACCATCTCAAACTGCCGACGACGGTCCGCGTCGACAGCGGCGTCGTTGAGGGCGATGAGATCACCGCCTTTTACGATCCGATGATTGCCAAGATCATCGCGCATGGGCCGAACCGCGAGGCCGCCCTTTCGAAGCTCGCCGCCGCCTGTGCCGGCATCGAGGTCTGGCCGGTCAGATCCAACGCCGGCCTTCTCGCCCGCATCACCACTGACCCGGATTTTCGCGCCGCACGGATCGATACCGGCTTCCTCGACCGCCACGGCGAAAACCTGGTGACGAGCGAGCCTGATGAAACCGTCATCGACAAGGCGGCGACGGCACTTTCGAAGGGCATGGTTGGCAATCCTTGGTCTGCGCTGACCGGCTTCCGCATTGCCGGACCAAGTGACAGCCGCGTGCGCGTGCGCATCGACGGTCACCTCCATTGGGGACGCGCGCGCGCCGACCTCGAAGCGAATGCCGTCGAGATAGGCGAAGCGGCGGTGCTTTTCGATGCGGGCAATGCCTGGCCGATCGGCTTGCCGCATGCAGGAGAGGTCGAAGCAAATCACGGCGTGGGCGACGGCGCCATCCTGTCGCCTATGCCGGGCCTCGTCATTTCGGTTGAGGTCACCGAGGGCGCCCTGGTCACCAAGGGGGACCGTCTGCTGACGGTCGAAGCGATGAAAATGGAACATACGCTGCGGGCGCCCTTCGACGGCATCGTCGGCAAACTGCAGGTTTCCCCCGGCGCCAGGGTCTCGGAAAACCAGCTGGTCGTCACCGTCATGAAGGGAGAGGAATGA
- a CDS encoding HpcH/HpaI aldolase/citrate lyase family protein: MRLRSLLFVPGDRPDRFEKALASGADAVILDLEDSVAPANKPKARDSVRTFVQRHAAETALLIRINPLASPEFEHDLTVLSGLQPFALMLPKAEGAASVRQLASALASALPILPIATETPSAIFEIGSYREVSDSLCGLTWGAEDLPAAIGASTARRTDGRYTPPYELARSLTLFAAHAAAVPAIDTVYPDFRDLNGLRAYVGRARRDGFSGMMAIHPSQVETINHAFTPDASEIAWAEKVAAAFAAQPDAGVIQLDGRMLDLPHLKLALRLLESAGR; the protein is encoded by the coding sequence ATGAGGCTGCGCTCGCTGCTCTTCGTGCCCGGCGACCGGCCGGACCGCTTCGAAAAAGCCCTCGCCTCGGGCGCCGATGCCGTCATTCTCGATCTTGAAGATTCCGTCGCGCCGGCCAACAAGCCAAAGGCCCGCGACAGCGTGCGCACCTTCGTGCAGCGCCATGCCGCCGAGACCGCTCTCCTGATCCGCATCAATCCCCTCGCCTCGCCGGAATTCGAACACGACCTCACCGTCTTGAGCGGTCTTCAGCCTTTCGCGCTCATGCTGCCGAAGGCCGAAGGCGCTGCTTCCGTGCGGCAGCTTGCAAGCGCTCTGGCATCGGCCCTTCCCATCCTGCCGATCGCGACCGAAACGCCGTCGGCGATCTTCGAGATCGGCAGCTATCGCGAGGTCTCGGACAGTCTCTGCGGGCTGACTTGGGGTGCCGAGGATCTGCCGGCTGCGATCGGGGCTTCGACCGCGCGCAGGACGGACGGCCGCTATACGCCGCCTTACGAGCTTGCCCGCTCGCTCACCCTATTCGCCGCCCATGCCGCAGCCGTTCCGGCGATCGACACGGTCTATCCCGATTTTCGCGATCTCAACGGCCTGAGGGCCTATGTCGGCCGCGCCCGGCGCGACGGCTTCTCCGGCATGATGGCCATCCATCCGAGCCAGGTGGAAACGATCAATCACGCCTTCACGCCGGATGCATCCGAGATCGCCTGGGCGGAGAAGGTGGCCGCCGCCTTTGCCGCCCAGCCCGACGCCGGTGTCATCCAGCTTGACGGGCGCATGCTTGACCTGCCGCACCTCAAGCTCGCGCTCCGCCTTCTGGAGAGTGCTGGGCGATAG
- a CDS encoding MaoC family dehydratase, with product MAGRYFDEWTVGDRIAHDIRRTVTETDNLLFTTLSHNPQPLHLDAEYAAGTEFGRIVVNGTFTFALTVGLSVGDTTLGTLVANLGYDKVTMPKPVFIGDTLRVESEVMELRRSNSRPDAGIVTFRHITLNQRDEIVCQCLRTAMLQVKPS from the coding sequence ATGGCCGGCCGCTATTTCGACGAATGGACGGTCGGCGACCGCATCGCCCACGACATCCGCCGCACGGTCACTGAGACCGACAATCTGCTGTTTACGACGCTCTCCCACAATCCGCAGCCGCTGCATCTCGATGCCGAATATGCGGCCGGCACCGAGTTCGGCCGGATTGTCGTCAACGGCACCTTCACCTTCGCGCTGACCGTCGGCCTTTCGGTCGGCGACACCACGCTCGGCACGCTCGTCGCCAATCTCGGTTATGACAAGGTGACGATGCCGAAACCGGTCTTCATCGGCGATACGCTTAGGGTGGAAAGCGAGGTGATGGAACTGCGCCGCTCGAACTCCCGCCCCGATGCCGGCATCGTCACCTTCCGGCACATCACGCTGAACCAGCGCGACGAGATCGTCTGCCAGTGCCTGCGCACCGCCATGCTGCAGGTGAAGCCGTCATGA